The Seriola aureovittata isolate HTS-2021-v1 ecotype China chromosome 7, ASM2101889v1, whole genome shotgun sequence genome includes the window AATTGCCCTTCTTGAGATAAATAAAGTCTGAATTACATCACAATTTCATTTAGGGTTTGACAAATACTAAATTAGGCCATGTCATTATTGAATgttgaaggaaaacaaaagtaGGCCAAGCACCTGTAGGTTTATCTGATTACACATTTATACATCTATTTcccagatttatttatttatcatacaTTCTATGTATTCACGTCCGGGAATGTGCAAAATTTTAGGGTTACTTTTCTAGACTCTCACTATGAATGCTTTGGTCAGAATTTGACTATTTAATCTCGTTCTGCATATGTATTTGTGATCGTGTGATCGGAAGGTGTGGTTTCGTAATGAGAGCTGCTCATCACTGCGCTGTGGTTTGCTCTCTGCTACCTGCTGAGCTAATGTGGAAAACTCTTGAATCGTGATTAATATGAGAGTTCAGGCGGTCAGCACACCTGTACCATCTGGTGAGTAACATATCTGTACAGAGAAGTGAGCCAAACACAGAGGTCTGAAACAAGACAATGAGGAAGTTGTAGTTATATTTTACTTCTGAAAGCAggtttatttttacacagaagCCTATACTCATTACCTTTGTCTGCTTAAAGTGatgattttattgtgatttaATCTGACATTAAactaattttacattttccgTTATTTTATATCAACTTAGTTTTCTGGTTAAAGGGTTGTTCTGTCCAAATTAACCAAATACAGAATATTACCTTTCCTGCCTCTTTCAGTGTCTTGCGATGCAGttagtttggttttatttttcctggttCTGAAATATTCATCGCCACCTAAACATCTGTATTCTGAAATATGTATCATTGCTTGTAAATATCATTCAAACCAAGACTTTCTTAAAGTTTCAGTAGACCATCACTTTAGTAGAATACACTGGGAATGGAAGAAATGTTTTCCTATTTTCAGTGAgattaaactgaataaaatgatCATACCAATATTCTATatgtttttacacatgaagagtgtgtgcatgttaaacTGAGAGTTACACATTTTAACACTTACATTAGATGTGAAGCAGTTCAGTTTATTAAATCAATATATACAAATAGGAATATGTAGAGGAATGACTGTAGAACTAATGTGAAATTCTCTAAATCTTCATCACTCTAATTAGGCCCCCTTCTCTAACCAAACAAGattgtatttgtattaatgACACCATAGAACTAATAATTATTGTAGCCTACATTAAGTAGGtgcactgggggggggggggggggggggtccagcCTGTGGATATAATAATACATAGACAGTGACAGCatcaaattaaaagacaaatatactACTGGTACTTCATTTAGTCAGAATCTACTAGAAGTCTTTTTCATTCACATCTAGGTTTTCACATATTTCTGTTCATTAATACCcacatgaacatgaaacctTGAAGTAGTCTTCCAATAAATGTGGTTGTGATAGTACAGATTAGTAAAAAGTAATTTTCCAAGCCCTGATGATCCACACACAGTCAAACGTATACTAAAAgctatattaaatatataagaTGTCATTTGAGAAACACATACAAACTGCTTTGCATAAGGTAGCACACAGACTAGCTAGCTTCTAAACATAGCTGACTGGATctttaatatgtatttatagCAGTAACTGGATCACCTCTCTCCATGACTGCTGCTCTAAAGCACAGCCATGTGGACAGAGTTATGTAATGCTGGTGTGCACATGAAGATTAGTCCACGCCCACACACTTCTGAAAGGAAGTGAAATGCGGAACCACTACTGAAGGACAGAAGAAAGATCTTACAACTGGAGTTTTTAGATCACTTGGAGTTCACAGAAGTCTAAATAAGGTAGGGAAGTTTTCTCCTCAAACAGCTGTTCTACATCATCTCCTGCCTTCATGTTTAACAAACctgcaaagacaaacagctgtggCTTTGTCAAACTTGGCTCTtgtacacacactgttgacTTTATTACATCATGTAACTCAGTTTGGCAAAacatggaaacagaaacaataaGACGTAACTAAGTTCTTTGCCATGATTGAAGTAAAAGGCTGtattaaatgtagtttttgttCCACTCTAGATCCTTGGGTAATGGCTGCTCTCAGGGTTTTCCTCACTCTTGCCATCTGTCTCCAGATGGGGCATCAGACGTTTGCTAGAAACGACGCTCCCTGCCAGCGCGGCACATGGAACAACGGCTACAACACATTTGTGAAACGCCACATTCGCTCTGGAACTCCTACTTCTCTCGACCAGAACCAATGGGAAGATTACATCAAGAAAAACGGGGGTTGCGAGAGACCCACACAGTCTTTTCTTCAGCCAAAAGACCTGGAGAGGGTGAAGGCTGTGTGCACGAACTCAGGGGGAAAGAGGTACAAGGAGAACCTGTGCATCAGCGATCAGCCTTTCAAGTTTGTCACAGTGAGGAGTGTACTGGGAACCTGTGGAATCAAGAGCGTTCGAGAGGAAACTAAACATCTGATCCTGGCCTGTGAAGTGCTGGAAAATCAGTGCCTGCCTATCCATTTCGAGGGAAACCCTGACAATGTAACACCTAACAACAACGCCAAAGGCTGCCAGGACCCACACACTAAAGACCATGCTACCAGCTTTAAAATGACGTGGCTCcagatgttgtttgttttatttacggctattaactttttttaatatgaGGAACTAGATATGACAATTAAGTTTTTATCAGGGGACTTTTTGTTCATTAGAATCTTCTCCCGAACACATTTGAGCAAAACCTTTTAAAGTTCTGAAATtgaatttacagtgttttttaaaattttataaaatataaaatggtaTTAAATCACAATCACATCACCACTATATGAACCACATTTTTTAGAGtgaattcatttttataatcacTATTATATGCTTGTGCCTATGTATCTGTAAGTTTGCTTTTAATCATTGtgctaaataataaaataaaatacataacagaaaaacaaggtGCGACTCTATGAGGACATCAGGACAAAAGTCTCAATCTTCCAACTATAATCAATGTAAGACTAAATAAGTGGTTTCCATGACGCTGAAAGTCATGTGAATGGGATGTTCAAATACAAAACCTAAACCACTTCTTTATTCACcacaataaaatcataaatagtGTCATGAGGGACTGagtcacataaacaaacagtgagTCATTCATCCAAACAGAGGAACACCTTGAAACGCTTTATCTTATTTCAACACATGTAACATAACACTGTAACATTATGTTACAGAAACCATAAAAGCTGCAGAAAAGAGATACAAGACCCAACTGTACTATACAAGCTGCTCTGAAAAGATTTTCTGGCTCCAAACCAAAACCAATATCACCAAAAAAGTATTTGCTTAGATCCATATCTAGAACACTCAGTGTTTTTCAAAGACAGCAACCAGTTCTGCAATTTTCTATTATTTGAGATTCTCTGCATGTAAACCATGTTTTTAGATTGTGGATGTAGGCTAAGTTTGGTCATGTAGGTTTGTTTTGaaactctgtttttttaatatatgtatcaGCTGTGCATCCACCACAGATTCCTGTACCGTGTGTCTTTCCACATTATAGGCATCCATTGACTAATTCTTCATTCCTTAAATCTGGCCTCCAGTACTCTACTGCATTCACCCTTATAATACTGTCCAACAACCAATggacacttaaaataaaaaaattaaaaaaacttttaaaatcgACACAGGAGAACCAGATATGACGCCTTTtttcaagtgacatcacttgagaCTAATTATACTTGGTGGTACTCCCCCGATGTGTAAAAATCAGTGGTTCAATTCTTTAACATTTAACCTCTTACAGTGCTGTATGTAACCACTAGGTGGCCCCAGGTTAGAAAGTTGCTAGTTAGGTTGTGGTAAGATgattaaacatatttatttagtAAGATGCACCATGTAAGCACAGTATGTACTGAAATAATATAAGCCTTAAAACTTCTTACAGCCTCAAGATTAGGTCAAATTTCAGGTAATGCTTTAAGGCTTTTATCAATTCAGTTAATAATGTCCTTAAATGATGTGTGTAGTactaacaaacacattttcattggTTTCTAATCCGACCTTGATCTTTAACCTTCTTCATCGTAGAAACTTTGCAGGAACCTTGACCTAACTTCATTTCTAAAACTAAGTCCTGAACTCCTAAAAAGCCCTGGAGCGCCTGGAGGCCTATGTGGATTACAGCACTCTGAAAAGTTGTCATCGCTCAGcatatttcacagtaaaattGGTTCTCACggagacagatacacacaaacacaaacacaaacacacacagttttccaaCAGTTTTCTGGACAAACTTGCATGTCTTCTGACTGCACCTGTCCCTGCAGGGATTTGAgtgggtctgtgtgtgcagacacgCAAGtgcacaaaacagaaataaacattaacaacaaTAGTTTGATCAGTTACAGTAGGTCAGCATAGCTACACATGCCCAAACATCTCCCACATGTAACGCCAGAAAGTTCCAGGTCTGAGTCAGGAGACATAACATCACCTATTTGGCTCCACTAGATGGCGGGAGAGTTACTTATTACCCACCACAGGAGTCCCAGGACTCAAGATCTTTAATGAGACCTGTCCATTTGTCCAAcaactgttttgtattttgtactTGGTCTGCAAACATTGCATTATTTAGATATGATTAATTCTGAAAATATTCCCACAGAACATCTGGAGAGATGCTAAAATCCTGATGAACTGCTGTCTCAAAATGCTTTTTATGAGGCATTAAAAAATGCCTGATTTTGCTTGAAAAGCagattatattatataagtGGAAATAACTCAAAACAATATGAAATTTCTgcaaaaaagttattttcacagCAGAAGATAAGAGATTAAACTTAAGTATCTAAAACCAACAAGAAGCTCTAATTTTTGCTTCAGGAGTTTAGCGCAGGGTTGCACCATAATACTGTTATAATGGTAAAAGAAGCCACATATTTAAAATTTGACGCAAATGATGCTTGTTAAATTGCTCCTGATGCATAGTGAAGCTCCAGGCATTGACTGCATATGTGTCTGAGCTGGTAGTAGCCACTAGTAGTACAGATGACTCCTGAAAACTTCCACAACTTTCCCTCATTTTAcatcctttccttttctctgtagTTAGCTTCTGTAATTTTCCGCCTTGAGATTCTGTTGCAGAGACAGggaaatacagtttttttttttttttttaattcagcttTCTGGTTTATGTTCTTatcctttcattttctcactggCCTTTGGCAAAGTCACGAGATCATGAAGAAATCACAGGACGCACTTAAacttaatgttatttttctgtttctgcccaGAGGCACAGGGAAGGATAAGTCAGCTGAGTGCTATTCAAGACAATAATAGAAACAATAACACATAAATATCTCACCATTTCATCAGGTAATTCTGAGACTTAAGGGACTCAGACttgtcacatacagtaacagtGACCAAAAGTTGACCACCATTGAAGTTAACTATGGCCATACCTAATCCATGACATcataatgtctctctctcacacacacaaacacacacactcagtataCATAGTCACATGTGTACAAATGCACTCATACAGGCATATAggcatcagcacacacacagacatgcacaaagTCACACAGAGAAGAGCACCAtctgctcaacacacacacacacacacacacacacacacacacacacacacacacacacacacacacacacacacacacacacacacacacacacacacacacacacacacacacacacacacacacacacacacacagtgactgctgacacacacacactcactccatcATGGCTGAGGAAAATGCCAAAGTGAACAACAATCGTTGACTCGGGGCGAAGAGGAAAGGCTACAGGAGAATAAAAGAATGAGTGCAGAGTGAGAGGCAGTGTGAGGGTGGAGGGGGCAGAGCAGTAGGATGCAAGAAGAAGGAGGGGTGAAAACGATAAAACCAGAGCTGCACttttattgaacttttttttggtggtttttagaaaaacaaaacacatggaCATAAAATAAGgtgaaaagcagagaaagtATGGGAACcagggcttgttttttttctcagctttaTCTCATTCCTTCATCGTCTCCCATCTACTTTGACTCACGAAACTTCACACAACTTTCCTCATGAACATCTCCATCTACTTCACTTCCTTTGTTTACATACCTGACCTcccttttctccccttttcttctAAATTCTTCCCTTCTGATGTCCTCCGTCTTCCTGTCAAGTGTAAAGCAATTCAGCCTCAGTCAGCTAGTACAATGCTGTTTTACAGTGCTGTTGTCACATAGTGCCTCAGGGGAGCCCATGGCCTCGTTAAACTGTAGGTGGCACTGGACAAACTGCAAAAACATAAGGGAAGTTTGGAAGAGACGGACACGCACAAGACCAAATTCAAGATAGCTTCTAacttctctctgttctccctctccctctgtccagACCAGTTCATAACAAATGAGCGTGATAATTAGAACCACAAAGACTTGAGCGGGAGGGCAGAGAGATTTTAGGAGttgttggggggtggggggagctGAAAGACAAAAGGAATAGAGTGTGAGTAATACAGGCGTCTGGGTGCAACTGCCCAGGCATCTGGAGGTTTCGTCTTGTGTACACAAGACGACTCAGCCAGACTcatgtacacactcacacccacactgCAATCTGATATGCTGatactttaaataaaagaaattctGGGTAATGTGATGTGGTGAGTGTGGGGGCAGGTTATGAAGTAATAATTTGtatctgactgtttctgtttgattcCTGTAAGATACGACCTCAtccaagaaaaataataaatgagtaATAGATGTCTGGTGGAGCCTGCATGAGCACATTTATGTA containing:
- the LOC130172339 gene encoding uncharacterized protein LOC130172339, whose amino-acid sequence is MAALRVFLTLAICLQMGHQTFARNDAPCQRGTWNNGYNTFVKRHIRSGTPTSLDQNQWEDYIKKNGGCERPTQSFLQPKDLERVKAVCTNSGGKRYKENLCISDQPFKFVTVRSVLGTCGIKSVREETKHLILACEVLENQCLPIHFEGNPDNVTPNNNAKGCQDPHTKDHATSFKMTWLQMLFVLFTAINFF